In Psychrobacter sp. JCM 18902, a single window of DNA contains:
- the kdsB gene encoding 3-deoxy-manno-octulosonate cytidylyltransferase: MSSVIMPAKTHIVIPARFKSTRLPGKPLLEIHGKPMILWVAEKAQTAHFADDMCIATDDDDIAKICIDAGFDVVMTSSEHASGTDRLAEVAAIKGWADHDIVVNMQGDEPLVPPLLLEQVKALLVADNDSVMATLCESIDDYETFMRPSVVKVVSQHSNDLQRALYFSRAPIPCDRDVVLSNDGHRNPPKNAYRHLGLYAYRVRLLQQFVHWPQTPLERLESLEQLRVLENGAQIAIAVAACHLPAGVDTQEDLDRLNAMSLTEFQNPIG, translated from the coding sequence ATGTCGTCAGTGATTATGCCCGCCAAAACTCATATTGTTATCCCTGCTCGTTTTAAGAGCACGCGGCTACCTGGCAAGCCATTACTAGAGATACATGGTAAGCCGATGATTCTTTGGGTTGCTGAAAAGGCGCAAACAGCGCACTTCGCTGATGATATGTGTATTGCCACGGATGATGACGATATTGCCAAGATATGCATAGATGCAGGGTTTGATGTGGTGATGACCAGTAGCGAGCATGCTTCAGGCACTGACCGTTTGGCAGAAGTTGCCGCCATCAAAGGGTGGGCTGACCATGATATCGTGGTCAATATGCAAGGTGATGAACCGTTGGTACCGCCGCTATTATTAGAGCAGGTGAAGGCGCTGTTGGTAGCAGACAATGACAGCGTGATGGCGACTTTGTGTGAGTCTATCGACGACTATGAGACCTTTATGCGTCCATCAGTGGTCAAGGTTGTCAGTCAACACTCTAATGACTTGCAGCGAGCGCTATATTTTAGTCGAGCGCCCATTCCTTGTGATCGTGATGTCGTATTGTCCAATGATGGTCATAGAAACCCACCAAAAAATGCTTATCGTCATTTAGGGTTATATGCTTATCGCGTCCGTTTATTACAGCAGTTTGTGCATTGGCCGCAAACGCCACTTGAGAGACTTGAGAGCCTAGAGCAGTTACGCGTTTTAGAAAATGGAGCGCAGATTGCTATTGCAGTTGCCGCTTGTCATCTACCTGCAGGGGTCGATACCCAAGAAGATTTAGACCGCTTAAATGCCATGAGTTTGACTGAATTTCAGAACCCCATTGGATGA
- the lpxK gene encoding tetraacyldisaccharide 4'-kinase, with protein sequence MSIETTVTRAWQRQAAWLWLLLPISWLYGLITTLRRQAYKAGLLASYRAPVPVMVIGNISVGGSGKTPLIIALVDYLKEHGVKVGVISRGYGGDTSQMPALVDAASLPNVVGDEPCLIVNMTNAPMAVCPDRKQAIITLLAAHPDLQFIIADDGLQHYALQRDIEWIVVDSARGFGNQQLLPTGFLREPMSRLQGATVIYHEPLTTDSVDNDKDNSNLYRANHLTMHLEADALQLLWQPTLSYSQIDMPKKGCRVHAVSGIGYPQRFFDTLSSLGFDVVGHAYPDHYDFELAELLLYTEYPIVVTSKDAVKIRALLSKATTDKALNDEYQTLINRLWVLPVTAELSDSCYDNLQQQLKKLGIDIANNDNTNNSTKANNR encoded by the coding sequence ATGAGTATTGAAACGACAGTGACGCGTGCCTGGCAACGTCAAGCCGCTTGGCTATGGCTATTGCTACCTATTAGTTGGTTGTACGGACTTATCACCACGCTGCGTCGTCAAGCTTATAAAGCTGGGCTGTTAGCAAGTTATCGTGCGCCTGTTCCCGTTATGGTGATCGGCAATATTAGCGTGGGCGGTAGTGGCAAAACACCATTGATTATTGCCTTGGTTGATTATCTAAAAGAACATGGAGTAAAGGTAGGGGTTATCAGCCGTGGTTACGGTGGCGACACCAGTCAAATGCCCGCTTTGGTCGATGCCGCCAGTTTGCCCAACGTGGTAGGGGATGAGCCTTGTTTGATTGTCAATATGACAAATGCACCCATGGCAGTATGTCCTGATCGTAAGCAGGCGATTATAACCTTGTTAGCTGCCCATCCTGACTTGCAATTTATTATTGCCGACGACGGCTTGCAGCATTATGCACTGCAACGTGACATTGAATGGATTGTGGTCGATTCAGCACGAGGCTTTGGTAATCAGCAACTCCTGCCAACAGGGTTTTTACGTGAGCCCATGTCGCGGTTGCAGGGTGCAACTGTCATCTACCATGAACCACTAACAACAGATTCAGTGGACAACGACAAAGATAACAGCAATCTGTACCGAGCCAATCATTTGACGATGCACTTAGAGGCGGATGCTCTGCAACTCTTATGGCAACCTACTTTATCTTATTCTCAAATTGATATGCCTAAAAAAGGTTGTAGAGTGCATGCGGTGAGCGGTATTGGTTATCCGCAGCGGTTTTTTGATACTTTAAGTTCGCTGGGCTTCGATGTCGTTGGACATGCTTATCCTGATCATTATGATTTTGAGTTGGCGGAATTATTGCTGTATACCGAATATCCAATCGTAGTAACCAGTAAAGATGCGGTAAAAATAAGAGCGTTGCTATCGAAAGCCACTACTGATAAAGCGCTAAATGACGAGTATCAAACGCTGATAAACAGACTATGGGTGCTGCCAGTAACTGCTGAACTCTCTGACAGCTGTTATGATAATCTGCAGCAGCAGCTAAAAAAGCTAGGTATTGATATCGCAAATAATGACAATACCAATAACAGTACCAAAGCAAATAATAGATGA
- the msbA gene encoding lipid A export permease/ATP-binding protein MsbA has product MSQAYQPDSAKTAAKKLSAEPSNIPKHKTLLRLLSYLKPYWWALMLTVLGFAINAATEIWIAKLLQYITDAINQNDQSKQDLFPLLIIGLFFVRGVGSFLGNYYSALVSRNLVYELRVEVFNKLLRLPSSFYLANPAGTISSKLIFDVEQVTAASTDSMKTLLRDGLTVVALIGFLLYSNWRLTLILFVVLPPILWLIRIASKRYLKLSKGIQETMGDVSHITNEVIGGYQVVKNYGGQAYEAARFDKTSKKNLRQGMKVVVTNSINTPAVQLLMAVAMSVVVWLALRPSVIDNISAGEFISYIAAAGLLSKPVRSLTDINQKLQKGIAAGESIFALLDEPEETDTGVLSPTLTGEIKLDNVSLIYPDSTVALRDFTLDVRAGETVALVGRSGAGKSSLVNLLTRTLSTSSGQITLDGIPIEDIKLESLRAQIAMVNQQVVLFNTTVFNNIAYGGLANKTQAEVERAAKDAFAHDFIMKMPNGYQSEIGAEGLQLSGGQRQRLSIARALLKDAPILILDEATSALDNESEYYIQQALDNVMKDRTTLVIAHRLTTIESADRIAVLDSGQIVELGTHDELMQLQGHYAQMYERDFE; this is encoded by the coding sequence ATGAGCCAAGCATATCAACCTGACTCTGCAAAAACTGCTGCTAAAAAACTATCAGCAGAGCCGTCAAACATACCTAAACATAAGACCTTGCTGCGTTTGCTGAGTTATTTAAAACCATACTGGTGGGCATTAATGCTTACTGTGTTGGGCTTTGCGATTAATGCGGCGACAGAGATTTGGATTGCCAAATTACTTCAATACATCACCGATGCCATTAATCAGAACGATCAAAGCAAACAGGATTTATTTCCATTATTGATCATTGGTCTGTTTTTTGTCCGCGGTGTTGGTAGCTTTTTGGGTAATTATTATTCTGCTCTGGTCTCACGTAATTTGGTATATGAGCTGCGAGTGGAAGTCTTTAATAAATTGCTTCGTCTGCCAAGCTCTTTTTACTTAGCCAATCCTGCTGGTACCATTTCATCCAAGCTGATATTTGATGTTGAGCAAGTCACCGCCGCTAGTACAGACTCTATGAAGACGCTACTGCGGGATGGTTTGACAGTCGTCGCCTTGATAGGTTTCTTGCTTTATAGCAATTGGCGTTTGACGTTAATTTTATTCGTTGTGCTACCGCCAATATTGTGGCTTATTCGCATCGCCTCAAAGCGTTATCTAAAGTTGTCTAAGGGTATTCAAGAGACGATGGGTGATGTCAGCCATATTACCAATGAAGTGATTGGTGGCTATCAGGTTGTCAAAAACTATGGCGGTCAAGCATACGAAGCCGCACGCTTCGATAAAACATCGAAAAAGAACTTACGCCAAGGCATGAAGGTCGTGGTGACCAACAGTATCAATACGCCAGCAGTACAGCTGCTAATGGCTGTCGCCATGTCAGTTGTGGTTTGGCTCGCACTACGCCCATCGGTGATAGACAATATCTCAGCGGGTGAGTTTATCTCATATATCGCGGCTGCAGGTTTGCTCAGCAAGCCGGTACGCTCATTGACTGACATCAATCAAAAACTACAAAAAGGTATCGCGGCAGGTGAGTCGATTTTTGCCTTGTTGGATGAGCCAGAAGAAACAGATACTGGTGTGCTTAGCCCTACTTTGACGGGCGAAATCAAGCTGGATAATGTCAGCCTGATTTATCCTGACTCAACGGTCGCTTTGCGTGACTTTACGTTAGATGTAAGAGCGGGTGAGACGGTTGCATTGGTAGGGCGAAGTGGTGCTGGTAAGTCATCTTTAGTAAATTTATTGACGCGCACCTTGTCGACCTCTTCTGGGCAAATTACCTTGGATGGTATACCGATTGAAGACATTAAGCTTGAGAGCTTACGGGCGCAGATTGCGATGGTCAATCAACAAGTAGTCCTGTTCAATACCACGGTATTTAACAATATTGCTTATGGTGGCTTAGCCAATAAAACCCAAGCGGAGGTTGAGCGTGCCGCAAAAGATGCCTTTGCTCATGATTTTATTATGAAAATGCCAAACGGCTATCAAAGTGAAATTGGTGCTGAAGGTTTGCAGCTGTCTGGCGGGCAGCGTCAGCGCTTATCGATTGCTCGTGCGCTATTAAAAGATGCGCCGATTTTAATTTTAGATGAAGCAACCAGTGCGTTAGACAATGAATCAGAGTATTACATTCAGCAAGCGCTTGATAATGTGATGAAAGATCGTACCACGTTAGTCATTGCACATCGACTGACCACCATTGAATCAGCCGATCGTATCGCCGTGTTAGACAGCGGTCAAATCGTCGAGTTGGGCACGCACGATGAGCTTATGCAATTGCAAGGTCATTATGCGCAAATGTATGAACGCGACTTTGAATAA
- a CDS encoding ExbD/TolR family protein has translation MRFRKPTVEPLEINLTPMIDCLLFLIVFLLLATSFNHFSRLNIILPEAEGVALTEEKNSIEVAVQEDGSYLVNGITLASSNEAELTSMLQQEAGSNRDMLFVIAADANATHQSVVRVMDIAGKLGFLNLNISTVVPLGQPLPQ, from the coding sequence ATGCGCTTTAGAAAACCGACTGTTGAGCCGCTCGAAATTAACTTGACCCCGATGATTGACTGCTTGTTGTTTTTGATTGTGTTTTTGCTATTAGCAACGTCGTTTAATCATTTTAGTCGTTTAAATATTATTCTTCCTGAAGCTGAAGGTGTCGCGCTGACAGAAGAGAAAAACAGTATCGAAGTGGCAGTACAAGAAGATGGCAGTTATCTGGTGAACGGTATTACGCTTGCTAGTAGCAATGAGGCAGAGTTGACCAGTATGCTACAACAAGAAGCTGGTAGTAATCGTGACATGCTATTTGTTATTGCTGCGGATGCCAATGCCACCCATCAATCGGTTGTGCGAGTGATGGATATTGCGGGTAAACTGGGATTTTTGAATCTTAATATCAGTACGGTCGTGCCACTTGGTCAGCCGTTACCGCAGTAG
- a CDS encoding MotA/TolQ/ExbB proton channel family protein, producing MWELVKAGGWLMTPIVVCSILALVIIIERSHTLQFNKVAPSRLREQLITRLRENGDIGRTQLMNVKEKTPLGDILATGLLYRQYGLDSMTMHMQNRASVQVHQLEKNINMLGTIGAIAPLLGLLGTVLGIISSFLAITDGAMQDPTMLAAGVSQALITTAAGMIVAIPALVAYRYFQRRIIDINAQFETQAGLMIQELYDYHLLENTSTAGLNVPAHRATSADVVDHEYAVDGLSSNNGVAVTS from the coding sequence ATGTGGGAGTTGGTAAAAGCGGGTGGTTGGTTGATGACACCTATCGTGGTGTGCTCAATATTGGCATTGGTTATCATCATCGAGCGTAGTCATACCTTACAGTTTAATAAAGTTGCTCCGAGTAGATTGCGCGAACAGCTAATCACGCGCTTACGTGAGAATGGGGATATTGGTCGTACACAGTTGATGAATGTCAAAGAAAAAACACCTTTGGGAGATATTTTAGCGACAGGGCTGCTGTATCGTCAATATGGCTTAGATTCGATGACGATGCATATGCAAAACCGCGCTAGCGTACAAGTGCATCAGTTAGAAAAAAACATCAATATGCTTGGGACCATAGGAGCGATTGCGCCACTACTCGGTTTGTTAGGCACGGTGTTAGGCATTATTTCGTCATTTTTGGCGATTACCGATGGGGCGATGCAAGACCCAACGATGCTTGCTGCTGGTGTGTCACAAGCGTTGATTACGACTGCTGCTGGTATGATCGTGGCTATTCCAGCACTGGTTGCCTATCGTTATTTTCAGCGCCGTATTATCGATATTAATGCCCAGTTTGAGACGCAAGCGGGGCTAATGATTCAAGAGTTGTATGATTATCATTTGCTAGAAAATACGTCTACTGCTGGCTTGAATGTGCCTGCACATCGTGCGACATCGGCTGACGTTGTAGATCACGAGTATGCAGTGGATGGATTAAGCTCAAATAATGGTGTTGCCGTCACTTCTTAG
- a CDS encoding ParB/RepB/Spo0J family partition protein, whose translation MAKKRGLAANRGLDALLGSIKKEKQITASALQDDMAARESTLPAETLNADRLNISTPAQSDSNETSEKPTTKAIASDTMASSRSTRSPRTVNKGTVNKSRVNGTDAIASEDQISLVQIDVTRLQAGKYQPRRDMSETALAELASSIEQHGVMQPIVIRPLLANEDKSEAFVTHEIIAGERRWRAAKMAGKSVIPAIERALSDELAIALALIENIQREDLSVIEQAAALQRFHTEFGMSHAMIAEVVGKARTTVSNLLRLNQLHDTVKDHLANSALDMGHARTLLALSSEQQPIIAQKIIDGGMTVRDAEKLVKSILQPAPKANRAEQTQSREVERLTQRLTDMLGAEVKLKHKKDGQGSVEIFFHNQDQLAALIKHIEAQA comes from the coding sequence ATGGCGAAGAAAAGAGGGTTGGCTGCCAATCGAGGCTTAGATGCCTTATTGGGGTCAATCAAAAAAGAAAAGCAAATCACCGCCTCTGCCTTGCAAGACGATATGGCGGCGCGTGAGAGTACTTTGCCAGCTGAAACGCTAAACGCTGATAGATTAAATATTAGCACGCCTGCTCAATCTGATAGTAATGAGACCAGTGAAAAACCAACGACCAAAGCTATCGCCTCTGACACCATGGCCAGTAGTCGTAGCACACGGTCGCCGCGTACGGTAAACAAAGGTACGGTTAATAAGAGTCGTGTTAATGGAACAGATGCCATTGCCTCTGAAGACCAAATCAGCTTGGTGCAAATAGATGTCACGCGTTTGCAAGCGGGTAAGTATCAGCCACGCCGTGATATGAGTGAAACGGCGCTTGCAGAGCTGGCGTCTTCGATTGAGCAGCACGGTGTCATGCAACCGATTGTTATCCGTCCGTTATTGGCCAATGAAGACAAGAGTGAAGCATTCGTTACCCATGAAATCATCGCTGGTGAGCGTCGCTGGCGTGCGGCAAAAATGGCAGGAAAATCTGTCATTCCAGCGATTGAACGTGCTTTATCTGATGAGCTTGCCATCGCACTGGCCTTGATTGAAAATATCCAGCGTGAGGACTTGTCTGTGATTGAGCAGGCCGCCGCATTACAACGCTTTCATACTGAATTTGGTATGAGTCATGCAATGATTGCCGAAGTCGTTGGCAAGGCGCGCACCACCGTATCAAACTTGCTACGTCTCAATCAGCTGCATGATACAGTCAAAGATCATTTGGCAAATAGCGCCCTAGATATGGGTCATGCGCGCACGCTCTTAGCATTATCCTCTGAGCAGCAGCCGATTATCGCGCAAAAAATTATCGACGGCGGTATGACGGTACGCGATGCTGAAAAGTTGGTTAAATCGATCTTGCAGCCTGCACCGAAAGCTAATCGTGCTGAGCAAACGCAATCTCGTGAGGTTGAGCGCTTGACGCAAAGACTGACAGATATGTTAGGGGCTGAAGTCAAACTCAAACACAAAAAAGATGGCCAGGGTAGTGTTGAGATATTTTTCCATAACCAAGATCAGTTAGCAGCTTTGATTAAGCACATAGAAGCACAGGCTTGA
- a CDS encoding ParA family protein, whose protein sequence is MEIIAIANQKGGVGKTTTAVNLTASLAAKRKHVLLIDLDPQGNATSGTGVDKNELALTIADVLLDGVSLSDAIVTSPARFDVIGANRDLAGMDITLMNKTDSHELFKTAMVALVNDQLAANKPAYDYVVIDCAPSLNLLTINALVATDSVIIPMQCEYYALEGLADLSQTIERLTELNPKLYIRGVVRTLFDTRNTLARDVSAELEAHFGDIMYKTHIPRNIRLAEAPAHGLPVIAYERWSKGARAYQKLAAEVMKQSD, encoded by the coding sequence ATGGAAATCATAGCAATTGCGAATCAAAAAGGCGGCGTGGGCAAAACCACGACGGCAGTAAATTTGACCGCCAGCTTGGCTGCGAAGCGCAAGCATGTACTGCTGATTGACTTAGACCCACAGGGTAATGCGACCAGTGGTACGGGTGTCGATAAGAATGAATTGGCACTGACAATAGCGGACGTGCTATTGGATGGGGTGTCGTTATCTGATGCTATTGTTACTAGTCCGGCGAGGTTTGATGTGATCGGCGCCAATCGTGATTTGGCTGGCATGGATATCACCCTAATGAATAAGACCGATAGCCATGAGCTGTTTAAGACAGCAATGGTGGCATTGGTCAATGATCAGCTAGCTGCTAACAAACCTGCTTACGATTATGTGGTTATAGACTGTGCACCCAGCTTGAATTTGCTGACGATTAATGCGTTAGTTGCTACAGACAGCGTCATTATTCCGATGCAGTGTGAATACTATGCATTAGAAGGCTTGGCTGATTTGTCGCAGACGATAGAGCGTTTAACCGAGTTGAATCCGAAGCTATACATTCGTGGTGTAGTGAGAACATTATTTGATACACGCAATACACTGGCTCGCGACGTGTCTGCCGAGCTTGAAGCGCACTTTGGCGATATTATGTATAAAACCCATATTCCAAGAAATATTCGCTTGGCAGAAGCGCCAGCACATGGTTTGCCAGTTATCGCTTACGAGAGATGGTCAAAAGGTGCGCGCGCTTATCAAAAATTGGCGGCTGAAGTCATGAAACAAAGTGACTAA
- the rsmG gene encoding 16S rRNA (guanine(527)-N(7))-methyltransferase RsmG, which produces MSDFTKTSSSSANTGNIRIDPTGFVKLGAQLPALANTLAQAVNELKLSLSETQQRTLLLYLDQLLLWNKAYNLTAITDPEEALIKHIIDCLAIITHLPSGSLLDIGTGAGMPAVIIAICQPERQCTALDSNQKKIRFIKQISSELGLNNMQPIASRIEAHEARYDVVTSRAFASLIDFVEVAQPRLADNGYLCAMKGKAPSDEELQALDNDWHIKTIKLKVPRLHDSRHLIELSYKNV; this is translated from the coding sequence ATGTCAGACTTTACTAAAACATCTTCATCCTCTGCTAACACGGGCAATATCCGTATTGATCCGACTGGCTTCGTAAAGCTTGGCGCACAGTTGCCAGCGCTGGCGAATACCTTGGCTCAAGCGGTCAATGAGCTCAAGCTATCCTTGAGTGAGACGCAGCAGCGCACATTATTATTGTACTTAGACCAGCTTTTGTTGTGGAATAAAGCGTATAATCTGACCGCCATCACTGATCCAGAAGAGGCGTTAATCAAACATATAATTGATTGTTTGGCTATTATAACGCATTTACCGTCAGGGTCACTGTTAGATATTGGCACAGGAGCAGGGATGCCAGCGGTTATCATTGCGATTTGTCAGCCAGAGCGTCAATGCACCGCACTTGATAGTAATCAGAAAAAAATTCGTTTTATTAAGCAAATCAGCAGTGAGCTTGGCTTGAATAATATGCAGCCAATTGCTTCTCGTATCGAGGCGCATGAAGCCAGATATGACGTTGTGACTTCTAGAGCCTTTGCCAGTTTGATCGATTTTGTCGAAGTGGCTCAGCCGCGCTTAGCAGATAACGGTTACCTATGCGCGATGAAAGGCAAAGCGCCAAGCGATGAAGAACTACAAGCACTAGACAATGACTGGCATATTAAGACGATTAAGCTTAAAGTGCCTCGTTTACATGATAGTCGTCATTTAATTGAATTGTCCTATAAAAATGTCTAA
- a CDS encoding ATP-binding protein — protein MTKQPHIPTSQLSRDANKKDANNMATPIIELKSTQSATADAPHPCFIDIKQRCLVTAEQLKRYSDPDELPSDTRTAPDLDVGFGQQRALKALQTALDIKASGYHVFAAGENGLGKRTVISRLLTRIAADAPTPDDWVYVHNFTDPRTPLALRLPAGQASLLQQQVNQLWQQAKKRLSQRFRSDQYQSKIEAIKNDTHQKESQAYDVLNAEGKQYDLALTFRSFDNKAVFVHPSQLAIETSGGGDKLSASHKNKSVSDNSSKASISSTEYNDPINAERNENNTEYGNSEYEAELNNFVQKNHMQKRLSQLTIALEQLEDEANDAIEALHRNIARRALQPLFAPVYEQFASHPLVVDYLKTVFADMVTHVERIVNGDDEEFVTAVLATTPSRYAVNVIVNHTPEDGAPVIFEDLPTHLNLLGHVEQITQLGTVTTDVSMIRAGALHRANGGYLLLEASHLLEHPYAWQGLKRALQSRKIKLSSLEQMLTLTGSLSLAPAPIDLDVKVILLGEADLYYELLELEPEFDAVFKVRADFHDDVPRSSEHELALVAKMTDIIDYANLYPFDRSAQAALLEHLSLQAEDQDRLSLHSDLLIKLLHESNRHAHLSGKNIVNAYHVTQAIDDMDERSGYLRDLYWDELKNGQQLIQTTGSAVGQVNALTVVSYADSEFGMPARLTAVIQPNIGTGEILDIERDVDLGGSLHAKGMLIMTSYLRALFSQHHALNFSASLAFEQSYAHIDGDSATVSEGCALLSALANVPIDQSFAITGSMNQLGEVQAVGGINSKIAGFFDACREQELTGQQGVVIPMANVKQLMLRDDIIAAVKANEFHIYGVYTLSEALTLMTGLPIDTMNKKGRYRKDTLFGKVLSRLMLWDENQDNNDDGMDDKNSKKKDKKKQKTKRQKKQGKRKKEKCKDKAEHNEVSINEDQGINQSINQGIDNNATKTPIDAI, from the coding sequence ATGACCAAACAGCCACACATCCCTACCTCTCAATTATCAAGAGATGCTAATAAAAAAGACGCTAATAATATGGCAACACCCATCATTGAATTAAAAAGCACCCAATCAGCAACAGCGGATGCACCGCATCCATGCTTTATTGATATCAAGCAGCGCTGCCTTGTCACCGCTGAGCAATTAAAACGCTATAGCGACCCTGATGAATTACCCTCGGATACCCGTACGGCACCAGATCTAGACGTGGGCTTTGGTCAGCAGCGTGCCCTAAAAGCCTTACAAACAGCTTTGGATATCAAAGCCAGTGGCTATCATGTGTTTGCTGCTGGTGAAAATGGTTTGGGCAAACGCACCGTCATCAGCCGCTTGCTAACGCGTATTGCCGCCGATGCACCCACACCTGACGACTGGGTATATGTGCATAATTTCACCGATCCACGCACCCCTTTAGCGCTGCGACTACCTGCGGGGCAAGCCTCTTTATTGCAGCAGCAAGTCAATCAATTATGGCAACAAGCCAAAAAACGATTGAGCCAACGCTTTCGTAGTGACCAATATCAAAGCAAAATCGAAGCCATCAAAAATGACACGCATCAAAAAGAAAGTCAGGCTTATGATGTGCTCAATGCGGAAGGCAAACAATATGATTTGGCGTTGACGTTTCGCTCCTTTGATAATAAAGCGGTGTTTGTCCATCCCAGTCAACTCGCGATAGAAACTAGTGGTGGTGGTGATAAATTATCTGCTAGCCATAAAAATAAATCCGTGAGCGATAATAGTAGCAAAGCGAGCATTTCTAGCACCGAGTATAACGATCCTATTAATGCAGAGCGGAATGAAAACAATACTGAATACGGCAATAGTGAATACGAAGCGGAGTTAAATAACTTTGTCCAAAAAAACCATATGCAAAAACGCTTAAGTCAGTTGACCATCGCGTTAGAGCAGTTAGAGGACGAAGCCAATGATGCGATAGAAGCCCTGCATCGCAATATTGCACGTCGTGCATTACAACCGTTATTTGCCCCTGTTTATGAGCAATTTGCCAGTCACCCACTGGTCGTTGATTATCTCAAGACCGTATTTGCCGACATGGTTACGCATGTCGAGCGCATCGTCAATGGCGATGACGAAGAATTTGTGACAGCAGTTTTGGCCACGACCCCAAGTCGCTATGCGGTCAACGTCATTGTCAATCACACCCCAGAAGATGGCGCACCTGTCATCTTTGAGGACTTACCGACGCACTTGAACTTGTTGGGTCATGTCGAGCAAATCACCCAATTGGGCACGGTCACCACTGATGTCAGTATGATTCGAGCAGGTGCTCTACACCGTGCCAATGGTGGTTATTTACTATTAGAAGCGAGTCACTTACTTGAGCATCCGTATGCTTGGCAGGGTCTCAAGCGCGCACTACAATCACGCAAAATCAAACTCTCAAGCCTTGAACAAATGCTGACCCTAACAGGCAGCTTATCGTTAGCACCTGCCCCCATTGACCTTGATGTTAAAGTGATTTTGCTTGGTGAAGCAGACTTATATTATGAGCTGTTAGAGCTTGAGCCTGAGTTTGATGCGGTATTTAAAGTACGTGCAGATTTTCACGATGATGTGCCTCGCAGCAGTGAGCACGAATTGGCGTTAGTCGCGAAAATGACTGATATCATTGACTATGCCAATCTCTATCCGTTTGATCGTAGCGCGCAAGCTGCCCTACTTGAGCATTTAAGCTTACAAGCAGAAGACCAAGACCGCTTAAGCTTGCACAGTGATTTATTAATCAAGCTGTTGCATGAGTCTAACCGCCACGCGCATTTAAGCGGAAAAAACATTGTCAATGCCTATCATGTCACACAAGCCATCGATGATATGGACGAGCGTTCAGGATACCTGCGTGACCTCTATTGGGATGAGCTAAAAAACGGTCAGCAGCTTATTCAAACCACAGGCAGCGCGGTCGGACAAGTCAATGCGCTGACAGTGGTCAGCTATGCCGATAGCGAGTTTGGCATGCCCGCCCGCCTGACTGCCGTCATTCAACCAAATATCGGTACCGGTGAGATTCTCGATATCGAGCGTGACGTAGATTTGGGCGGTAGTTTACACGCCAAAGGCATGCTGATTATGACCAGCTATTTGCGCGCATTATTTAGCCAACATCATGCGCTCAACTTTAGTGCTTCACTCGCTTTTGAGCAAAGCTACGCCCACATCGATGGCGATAGTGCCACCGTCAGCGAAGGCTGTGCGCTGCTATCTGCCTTAGCAAACGTCCCGATTGATCAATCATTTGCCATTACTGGCTCTATGAACCAATTGGGTGAAGTGCAAGCGGTTGGTGGCATCAATTCTAAAATCGCTGGATTCTTTGATGCATGCCGCGAGCAAGAATTGACTGGGCAGCAAGGCGTGGTCATTCCTATGGCCAATGTCAAACAGCTCATGCTGCGTGACGACATCATTGCTGCCGTTAAGGCGAACGAATTTCATATTTATGGTGTCTATACACTGAGCGAAGCATTGACACTGATGACTGGTTTACCTATCGATACCATGAACAAAAAAGGTCGCTATCGTAAAGACACGTTGTTTGGTAAAGTCTTAAGTCGTCTGATGTTATGGGATGAAAATCAAGATAACAATGACGATGGTATGGATGATAAAAATTCCAAAAAGAAAGATAAAAAGAAGCAGAAAACAAAACGTCAGAAAAAACAGGGCAAGAGAAAAAAAGAAAAATGTAAAGACAAGGCGGAGCATAACGAAGTCAGTATCAATGAGGATCAAGGTATCAACCAAAGCATCAATCAAGGTATCGATAACAATGCCACTAAAACGCCCATTGACGCCATATAA